One Brassica napus cultivar Da-Ae chromosome C2, Da-Ae, whole genome shotgun sequence DNA window includes the following coding sequences:
- the LOC106443309 gene encoding histone deacetylase HDT2-like, protein MEFWGAEVKAGKPLKVKPDEDCLIHLSQVCIDNGKKGETAFLYVTVDGKKLVIGTLSQGNIPQISLDLIFDQEFELSHSLETGSVHFIGYKSPNIDDEECYSSSDSSSSEEVEVPATDTANGNAGAAASSVVKADSEPKAKPAEEVKHESEDDDDEGSDSGCICFSSGWMIEMMRKMILGAKKK, encoded by the exons GAGCTGAAGTGAAGGCAGGGAAGCCACTTAAAGTGAAACCTGATGAAGACTGTCTCATCCACCTTTCACAG GTATGTATTGATAACGGGAAGAAGGGTGAAACTGCGTTCTTGTACGTGACGGTTGATGGGAAGAAGCTTGTGATTGGAACACTTTCTCAGGGGAATATTCCTCAGATCAGCCTTGATCTGATATTTGACCAGGAGTTTGAGCTCTCACACTCGTTGGAGACAGGAAGTGTCCACTTCATTGGCTACAAATCGCCCAACATCGATGATGAGGAGTGTTACTCGTCTTctgactcttcttcttctgaggAAGTGGAGGTCCCTGCAACTGACACTGCCAATGGGAATGCTGGAGCTGCTGCTTCGAGTGTTGTCAAGGCTGACTCGGAACCAAAGGCCAAGCCTGCTGAAGAAGTGAAGCATGAAtcagaagatgatgatgatgaaggttCTGACAGTGGTTGCATTTGTTTTTCTAGTGGATGGATGATTGagatgatgaggaagatgattcTGGGGGCAAAGAAGAAGTGA
- the LOC106441602 gene encoding uncharacterized protein LOC106441602, producing MVFSLQDQNVRPDSLLPLSQVAETLNFTFSLKSLVFSYSNNGVLGGAKVKAGQSLKVKPGENCLIHISQASLGKAENGVSALLYATVDDKKLLLGTLSQDVSFDHLLFDREFELSHTLDRGSVNFIGHQRNKKKRANESSKTPVSFKKSKPNTENSFEEITKICQNLVLLLKSFPTKKDIPAIFDKWERTANSRWPLKRDSWRDKRRDNIPPQYIQTQGNCWAIAFYRQWSTMAKLKGRSRPKLTLDKLMSGVSFRYRTVDGQLRKLEAAVEFMKNEHYVDEMFLHVKPSGDSEDEKFERLIERLLLEGPVAVSFEYFPSYRTGIERILSPTLTERLRNPYEHTSKHVGLLMGSGIELVDGEPKHFWDIYESRGASWRDCGFDRLARHEGLILQATEMRL from the exons ATGGTTTTCTCGCTTCAGGATCAG AATGt GAGACcagactctcttcttcctctctcccAGGTGGCAGAAACCCTAAACTTCACTTTTTCTCTCAAATCTCTCGTCTTCTCGTACTCCAACAATGGAGTTTTGGGG GGAGCTAAAGTTAAGGCCGGCCAGAGTCTGAAAGTGAAGCCTGGTGAAAACTGTCTCATCCACATCTCTCAG GCTTCTCTTGGTAAAGCGGAAAATGGAGTATCTGCCCTCTTGTATGCCACCGTCGATGACAAGAAGCTCCTCCTTGGAACTCTTTCTCAAGACGTCAGCTTTGATCATCTCCTCTTTGACAGAGAATTCGAGCTCTCCCACACCTTGGACAGAGGATCTGTCAATTTCATTGGCCACCAGCGCAACAAGAAGAAGAGGGCTAATGAATCTTCCAAAACGCCTGTCTCGTTCAAGAAGTCAAAACCCAATACAGAAAATTCTTTTGAAGAAATAACCAAAATTTGTCAAAATTTAGTACTTCTTCTCAAGTCCTTTCCGACAAAGAAGGATATCCCTGCAATTTTTGACAAGTGGGAG aGAACAGCAAACTCTAGATGGCCATTAAAAAGAGACTCTTGGAGGGATAAGCGACGAGATAACATTCCCCCACAGTATATTCAGACTCAAG gtAACTGTTGGGCCATTGCTTTCTATAGACAATGGTCCACAATGGCGAAGTTAAAAGGAAGGTCTCGTCCAAAATTAACACTGGATAAACTCATGAGCGGAGTTTCTTTCCGCTACCGGACTGTTGATGGCcaattaagaaagttagaagCTGCTGTGGAGTTCATGAAAAATGAACATTATGTGGATGAAATGTTTCTACATGTGAAGCCCTCGGGAGATTCCGAAGATGAGAAGTTTGAGCGATTGATTGAACGTCTTCTATTGGAAGGACCAGTGGCCGTATCCTTTGAATATTTCCCAAGTTACCGTACTGGAATA gaaagGATTCTATCTCCAACGTTGACGGAGCGCCTTAGAAACCCCTATGAACATACTAGTAAGCATGTTGGGTTGCTGATGGGTAGTGGGATTGAGTTAGTCGATGGAGAACCTAAACACTTCTGGGATATTTACGAATCTCGTGGGGCGTCATGGAGAG ATTGTGGGTTTGATAGATTGGCTCGCCATGAGGGGCTAATCCTACAAGCCACAGAGATGAGGCTCTAA